In Vespula pensylvanica isolate Volc-1 chromosome 16, ASM1446617v1, whole genome shotgun sequence, the following proteins share a genomic window:
- the LOC122634831 gene encoding signal recognition particle receptor subunit beta, with translation MEEHVKPLLQENANSELIGILVAVLAIVITLVLFTIWRRRKSVGQNIILTGLSDAGKTLIYARLLCSKFVQTHTSVKENIGDININNNTLRIVDIPGDERLRYKFFDKYKISAKGIIFVIDSVTFQKNIKDVAEYLYNLLSDIDGHKKLPILILCNKQDQTMAKGCSVIKSLLEKELNLLRLTKTNQLEATDATSSSVFLGKSNKDFEFDHLNSKVEFAESSAFTKDLETPAHIEALDAWLQNVM, from the exons ATGGAAGAACATGTGAAGCCTCTGCTGCAAGAAAATGCAAATTCAGAACTAATAGGCATACTGGTTGCAGTTTTAGCAATAGTAATAACTTTAG TACTATTTACTATATGGCGGAGACGAAAATCTGTTGGtcagaatattatattaactgGGCTTAGTGACGCTGGAAAAACGTTGATATATGCACGTTTGCTTTGTTCCAAATTCGTTCAAACTCATACATCTGTTAAGGAAAATATAGgagatataaatatcaataat AATACCTTAAGGATTGTGGATATACCTGGAGATGAGCGTTTACGTTacaaattttttgataaatataaaatatctgcAAAAGGAATTATTTTTGTCATTGATTCAGTTACGttccaaaaaaatattaaggaCGTGGCCGA GTACTTATACAATTTATTGTCAGATATAGATGGGCACAAAAAATTgccaatattaatattgtgcAATAAACAAGATCAAACAATGGCTAAAGGTTGTTCCGTGATAAAATCATTActggaaaaagaattaaatcttttaagaCTAACTAAAACTAATCAACTGGAAGCTACAGATGCAACATCCTCAAGTGTCTTTCTTGGGAAATCTAACAAAGATTTCGAGTTCGATCATCTCAATTCAAAAGTAGAATTTGCAGAATCAAGTGCCTTTACCAAAGATCTTGAAACACCTGCTCATATAGAAGCATTAGATGCATGGTTACAGAATGTTATGTGA
- the LOC122634832 gene encoding pyridoxine/pyridoxamine 5'-phosphate oxidase-like — translation MSSMPHNVNIGDMRIKYKDRNETFIEENLISKEPMGQFKTWFNEACESPHILEPNAVFLGTATKDGLPSVRTVLLKSFDLEGFKFYTNYNSRKGKELEQNPNAAMTFYWEPLHRAVRIEGTVEKTSAKDSDEYFNSRPFPSRIGSMSSKQSTVIANRHTLIVKERELLAQYTEENIKRPDWWGGYIVKPKSIEFWQGQSDRLHDRIRFRRPISGEKIDNIFVHKGENGWVYERLSP, via the exons ATGTCGAGTATGCCCCATAATGTTAATATAGGAG aTATGCGAATAAAATACAAGGATAGAAATGAAACctttatagaagaaaatttgataagCAAAGAACCAATGGGACAGTTTAAAACATGGTTTAATGAAGCATGCGAATCACCACATATTCTTGAACCAAATGCAGTATTTCTTGGAACAGCAACTAA AGATGGCTTACCATCTGTAAGAacagtattattaaaaagttttgatTTGGAAggttttaaattttatacaaattataacaGCAGAAAGGGTAAAGAATTA GAACAAAATCCCAATGCTGCAATGACTTTCTACTGGGAACCATTACACCGAGCT GTACGTATAGAGGGAACTGTTGAAAAAACCTCAGCTAAAGATTccgatgaatattttaatagtcGGCCATTTCCAAGTCGGATAGGATCTATGTCTAGCAAACAAAGTACTGTCATTGCTAACAGGCATACTCTTATTGTGAAAGAAAGGGAATTACTTGCTCAATATACAGAAGAGAACATTAAAAGACCAGATTGGTG GGGTGGTTACATAGTTAAACCAAAATCGATTGAGTTTTGGCAAGGACAAAGTGATCGTTTGCACGATAGAATTCGTTTCAGACGACCAATATCCggagaaaaaattgataacatTTTTGTTCATAAAGGAGAGAATGGATGGGTATATGAAAGATTATCACCTTAA